A stretch of the Cellulomonas sp. WB94 genome encodes the following:
- the adhE gene encoding bifunctional acetaldehyde-CoA/alcohol dehydrogenase — MTSLTTPDAAIAGAIDQLVEGANKALAEYARFTQEDIDHIVRKASVAALNQHGELALLAVNETGRGVFEDKAVKNIFACEHVTNSMSSLKTVGVINRDDLAGIIEIAEPVGVICGVTPVTNPTSTAIFKALIALKTRNPIVFGFHPSAQQSSVAAARVVRDAAVAAGAPENCIQWVEEPSLAATSALMNHPGVALILATGGNAMVRAAYSCGKPALGVGAGNVPAYIEKTAKLKRAVNDVVLSKAFDNGMICASEQAVIIDDEIYDAAMAEFDVLHAYRVNKKEKALLEKFIFGVEAKGKNCGEAKLNASVVGQLPSWIAEKAGFTVPADTSIILAEVSGVGPDEPLTREKLCPVLAVLRAKSTEQGLTYAEQMVSFDGLGHSGAIHTQDDALIEEFGSRVKAVRIIVNAPSSLGGIGDIYNSFIPSLTLGCGSYGHNSVSNNVSAVNLVNIKRIGRRNNNLQWFKVPAKTYFEPNAIRYLSDMADVERVTIVTDSTMTTLGFVDKIIDVLNRRSNKVALQIIDQVEPEPSVKTVQAGAAQMRHFRPDTIIALGGGSPMDAAKVMWLLYEHPEMVFSDLKQKFFDVRKRAFKFPVLGELAKLVCIPTTSGTGAEVTPFAVISDPETGKKYPLADYALTPTVAIIDPILTAKMPRSLAADSGFDALTHATEAYVSVYANDFTDGMALQAIRLIFDNLAQSVNGVPETPETAAAREKMHNAGTIAGMAFGNAFLGIVHAMAHVVGSTFHLVHGRTNATLLPHVIRYNGTVPTKLTSWPKYESYVAPERFQQIAAMLGLPATTPAEGVESYALAVESLRAKVGIPASFQAQGVDEQDFIGRLDEVAMGAYEDQCAPANPRMPMLADMKDIMTAAYYGTSLGEVRSRRELPAAVAEVAEPVAEVAASTEGDVVTA, encoded by the coding sequence GTGACCAGCTTGACCACCCCTGACGCCGCAATTGCTGGCGCCATCGACCAGCTCGTCGAGGGCGCGAACAAGGCCCTCGCCGAATACGCACGCTTCACCCAGGAAGACATCGACCACATCGTGCGGAAGGCGTCCGTCGCGGCGCTGAACCAGCACGGTGAGCTCGCGCTCCTGGCGGTCAACGAGACCGGTCGCGGCGTGTTCGAGGACAAGGCCGTGAAGAACATCTTCGCGTGCGAGCACGTCACCAACTCGATGTCCTCGCTCAAGACGGTCGGCGTGATCAACCGCGACGACCTGGCGGGCATCATCGAGATCGCGGAGCCCGTCGGGGTCATCTGTGGCGTCACGCCCGTGACCAACCCGACGTCGACCGCGATCTTCAAGGCCCTCATCGCCCTCAAGACGCGCAACCCGATCGTCTTCGGGTTCCACCCGAGCGCGCAGCAGTCGTCGGTCGCCGCGGCCCGCGTCGTCCGCGACGCGGCTGTCGCCGCCGGCGCACCCGAGAACTGCATCCAGTGGGTCGAGGAGCCGTCGCTCGCGGCGACGTCCGCACTCATGAACCACCCGGGCGTCGCGCTCATCCTGGCGACCGGCGGCAACGCGATGGTCCGCGCGGCGTACTCGTGCGGCAAGCCCGCTCTCGGCGTGGGCGCCGGAAACGTGCCCGCATACATCGAGAAGACGGCAAAGCTCAAGCGCGCCGTCAATGACGTCGTCCTGTCGAAGGCATTTGATAACGGAATGATCTGCGCCTCTGAGCAGGCCGTCATCATTGACGACGAGATCTATGACGCCGCGATGGCCGAGTTCGACGTCCTTCACGCCTACCGCGTGAACAAGAAGGAGAAGGCGCTCCTCGAGAAGTTCATCTTCGGTGTCGAGGCCAAGGGCAAGAACTGCGGCGAGGCCAAGCTCAACGCCTCGGTCGTCGGGCAGCTGCCCAGCTGGATCGCGGAGAAGGCCGGCTTCACTGTCCCGGCCGACACCTCGATCATCCTTGCCGAGGTCAGCGGGGTCGGACCGGACGAGCCGCTGACGCGCGAGAAGCTGTGTCCCGTGCTCGCGGTGCTGCGCGCCAAGTCGACCGAGCAGGGCCTGACCTACGCCGAGCAGATGGTCTCGTTCGACGGCCTCGGCCATTCGGGTGCGATCCACACGCAGGACGACGCGCTCATCGAGGAGTTCGGCAGCCGGGTCAAGGCGGTGCGCATCATCGTCAACGCGCCCTCGTCGCTCGGTGGCATCGGTGACATCTACAACTCGTTCATCCCGTCGCTGACCCTGGGTTGCGGCTCCTACGGCCACAACTCGGTCTCCAACAACGTCTCGGCGGTGAACCTGGTGAACATCAAGCGGATCGGTCGCCGCAACAACAACCTGCAGTGGTTCAAGGTCCCGGCCAAGACGTACTTCGAGCCGAACGCGATCCGCTACCTCTCCGACATGGCTGACGTCGAGCGCGTGACGATCGTCACCGACTCGACGATGACCACGCTGGGCTTCGTCGACAAGATCATCGACGTCCTCAACCGCCGGTCGAACAAGGTCGCGCTGCAGATCATCGACCAGGTCGAGCCCGAGCCGAGCGTCAAGACCGTGCAGGCCGGTGCCGCGCAGATGCGCCACTTCCGTCCCGACACGATCATCGCCCTCGGTGGCGGCTCGCCCATGGACGCCGCGAAGGTCATGTGGCTGCTGTACGAGCACCCCGAGATGGTCTTCTCCGACCTGAAGCAGAAGTTCTTCGACGTGCGCAAGCGCGCGTTCAAGTTCCCGGTGCTGGGGGAGCTCGCCAAGCTCGTGTGCATCCCGACCACGTCGGGCACGGGCGCCGAGGTCACGCCGTTCGCCGTCATCTCCGACCCGGAGACCGGCAAGAAGTACCCGCTCGCGGACTACGCGCTGACCCCGACGGTCGCGATCATCGACCCGATCCTGACCGCGAAGATGCCGCGCTCGCTCGCCGCCGACTCGGGCTTCGACGCCCTGACGCACGCGACCGAGGCCTATGTCAGCGTGTACGCGAACGACTTCACCGACGGCATGGCGCTCCAGGCGATCCGCCTGATCTTCGACAACCTCGCCCAGAGCGTCAACGGGGTCCCGGAGACCCCCGAGACGGCCGCGGCGCGCGAGAAGATGCACAACGCCGGGACGATCGCGGGCATGGCGTTCGGCAACGCGTTCCTCGGGATCGTGCACGCGATGGCCCACGTCGTCGGCTCGACGTTCCACCTGGTGCACGGCCGCACGAACGCGACCCTGCTGCCGCACGTCATCCGCTACAACGGGACCGTGCCGACCAAGCTCACGAGCTGGCCGAAGTACGAGAGCTACGTCGCGCCGGAGCGGTTCCAGCAGATCGCGGCCATGCTCGGCCTGCCGGCGACGACACCGGCCGAGGGCGTCGAGTCCTACGCCCTCGCGGTCGAGTCGCTGCGGGCCAAGGTCGGGATCCCCGCGTCGTTCCAGGCGCAGGGTGTCGACGAGCAGGACTTCATCGGCCGCCTCGACGAGGTCGCCATGGGGGCCTACGAGGACCAGTGCGCACCCGCCAACCCGCGGATGCCCATGCTGGCCGACATGAAGGACATCATGACGGCCGCGTACTACGGCACGTCGCTCGGCGAGGTGCGCAGCCGTCGGGAGCTCCCGGCCGCTGTCGCCGAGGTCGCCGAGCCCGTCGCCGAGGTCGCCGCCTCGACCGAGGGTGATGTCGTCACAGCCTGA
- a CDS encoding FadR/GntR family transcriptional regulator, which yields MIRRTGLIDGAVDTLRERITAGEWPVGTRIPPEPALAELLGVGRNTVREAVQSLVHAGLLARRQGSGTYVLSTSELTVTIGRQIADAHQRDVVEVRRSLEVEAARLAANRRTATDVALLLQMRDARAHAHALGDLDAMVSTDLELHLAIARTARNPVLLSLYESLLDAISANIRFNFERPVSNGSDDTGHDDLVAAIGAGDEPRAVAEVETYLSRQLARG from the coding sequence ATGATTCGTCGCACCGGATTGATCGACGGCGCGGTCGACACGCTACGTGAGCGGATCACCGCGGGTGAGTGGCCGGTCGGCACGCGGATCCCGCCGGAACCCGCCCTCGCCGAGCTCCTCGGGGTCGGCCGCAACACCGTGCGTGAGGCCGTGCAGTCCCTCGTGCACGCCGGCCTGCTCGCACGGCGCCAGGGGTCCGGCACCTACGTGCTCTCGACCTCCGAGCTCACCGTGACCATCGGACGGCAGATCGCCGACGCGCACCAGCGCGACGTCGTCGAGGTCCGACGCAGCCTCGAGGTCGAGGCCGCCCGCCTCGCCGCGAACCGGCGGACCGCGACCGACGTCGCCCTGCTGCTCCAGATGCGGGACGCGCGGGCCCACGCGCACGCCCTCGGAGACCTCGACGCGATGGTCTCGACCGACCTCGAGCTGCACCTGGCGATCGCGCGCACGGCCCGCAACCCCGTGCTGCTCTCGCTGTACGAGAGCCTCCTGGACGCCATCAGCGCGAACATCCGGTTCAACTTCGAGCGGCCCGTGTCCAACGGGTCGGACGACACGGGGCACGACGACCTCGTCGCCGCGATCGGCGCGGGCGACGAGCCGCGCGCCGTCGCGGAGGTCGAGACGTACCTCTCGAGGCAGCTCGCGCGCGGCTGA
- a CDS encoding Na+/H+ antiporter: protein MSHVALFALVVGAVGIAALCRRWGWSPPLVLVAAGLVVSFVPAVPRFEVDSTIILEFVLPPLLYSAALSSSYQDFRRSRNSILRLGVGLVLVTAAAVALVAWAIVPELPITAALVLGAVVAPPDAVAAVAVGRRLGLPRRVMTLLTGESLINDATSLTLYKVAIAGVATGATVPSTGVRVFMVAVLVGTGLGLVIGWVVHRLRLHLDDPVVASTIGLLTPFAAYWAAESLGGSGVLAVVAAGLYLGHTAPQAGYATRLYETPVWSTVDLPLEAFTFALIGVQLKWVLGDVIASDQGLGIAMALSLAVLATVVLVRPLYVFATARVDLIRLRGSHRTPHDALSTSEHAVVSWAGMRGVVTLAAAAAIPATVNGAPFPARATLQLVAYAVAIGTLLLQGLSLPWVIRRRSVEEHDDAERDAAQEAALRLATAAAAQRVIESKTAAWSRELGATQAKAVTDALVHAGNVRAQAAAAMLDPARGDDDPALAGAPAAPVRGKRGHRLRREILAAQRQVLVARRDAGELDEAVMRRVLRELDLEDERMSASWLNRV from the coding sequence ATGAGTCACGTCGCGCTCTTCGCCCTCGTCGTCGGCGCGGTCGGGATCGCCGCGCTGTGCCGCCGCTGGGGCTGGTCGCCGCCCCTCGTGCTCGTCGCAGCGGGGCTCGTCGTCTCGTTCGTGCCGGCGGTGCCGCGCTTCGAGGTCGACTCGACGATCATCCTCGAGTTCGTCCTGCCGCCGCTGCTGTACTCCGCGGCGCTGTCGAGCTCGTACCAGGACTTCCGCCGCTCGCGGAACTCGATCCTGCGGCTCGGCGTCGGGCTCGTGCTCGTCACCGCGGCCGCGGTCGCGCTCGTCGCATGGGCGATCGTCCCCGAGCTGCCGATCACGGCGGCCCTCGTCCTCGGCGCGGTCGTCGCGCCGCCGGACGCGGTGGCCGCTGTCGCCGTCGGCCGCCGGCTCGGCCTGCCCCGGCGGGTCATGACGCTGCTCACGGGCGAGAGCCTCATCAACGACGCGACGTCGCTCACCCTGTACAAGGTCGCGATCGCGGGCGTGGCGACCGGCGCGACCGTCCCGTCCACAGGCGTGCGTGTCTTCATGGTCGCGGTGCTCGTCGGCACCGGGCTCGGCCTCGTCATCGGGTGGGTCGTGCACCGCCTGCGGCTGCACCTCGACGACCCGGTGGTCGCGTCCACGATCGGGCTCCTCACGCCGTTCGCCGCGTACTGGGCCGCGGAGTCGCTCGGCGGCTCGGGCGTCCTCGCGGTCGTCGCCGCCGGGCTGTACCTCGGGCACACCGCGCCGCAGGCGGGGTATGCGACGCGGCTGTACGAGACGCCGGTGTGGTCGACGGTCGACCTGCCGCTCGAGGCGTTCACGTTCGCCCTCATTGGCGTCCAGCTCAAGTGGGTCCTCGGCGACGTCATCGCCTCCGACCAGGGGCTCGGCATCGCGATGGCGCTCTCGCTCGCCGTCCTCGCCACCGTGGTCCTCGTCCGACCGCTGTACGTGTTCGCGACAGCCCGGGTGGACCTCATCCGCCTGCGCGGCAGCCACCGCACACCCCACGACGCACTCTCCACCTCCGAGCACGCCGTCGTCTCCTGGGCCGGGATGCGCGGGGTCGTGACCCTGGCGGCCGCGGCCGCGATCCCGGCGACCGTCAACGGGGCACCGTTCCCCGCCCGGGCGACCCTCCAGCTCGTCGCGTACGCGGTCGCCATCGGGACCCTGCTGCTGCAGGGGCTCAGCCTGCCGTGGGTCATCCGGCGGCGGAGCGTCGAGGAGCACGACGACGCCGAGCGCGACGCGGCCCAGGAGGCCGCGCTGCGCCTCGCGACCGCAGCCGCTGCGCAACGGGTCATCGAGAGCAAGACGGCCGCGTGGTCGCGCGAGCTGGGCGCGACCCAGGCGAAGGCCGTGACCGACGCCCTCGTGCACGCAGGAAACGTGCGCGCACAGGCTGCGGCTGCGATGCTTGACCCAGCGCGCGGTGACGACGACCCCGCCCTTGCCGGTGCACCCGCCGCCCCGGTTCGAGGCAAGCGGGGCCACCGTCTTCGCCGCGAGATCCTCGCCGCACAGCGCCAGGTGCTCGTCGCACGGCGCGACGCCGGCGAGCTGGATGAAGCAGTCATGCGGCGCGTGCTGCGGGAGCTCGACCTCGAGGACGAGCGGATGTCCGCGTCGTGGCTCAACCGCGTGTGA
- a CDS encoding MFS transporter translates to MLLTGRTAWWRGRVVVLVGIVLVALNLRIAVAAVSPILDAVRVDVALSPTLAGVLGTIPVASFALFGSLAPMVSRRLGLEPTLVVATLVSVLGEVARSTATTSAGFLGWSVIALAGMGMGNVLLPPLVKRYFPDRIGPVTAVYSVAMSFSTAIPPLLAVPLANRLGWRVALGSWGAVGVVAAVPWLVVVVRSATARAALAGVLRRSPRHTPALDSRHRGEGRVWRSPLAWGLAVTFGMNSLNSYVIFAWIPQLLIDAGFGEAAGGRWLAVVAIFGLPASLVVPLVATRLRNPFWVATAFVGCWVVGYAGLLVAPSAAVGLWMVLIGLGPGTFPLLLTLINLRTRTSAGAVSLSGFTQGVGYAIAAIGPLLVGVLYGSTGRWEAPFGFLFVTLVVLLAAGWVACRPVMLEDTWGGRGPADGSLPLSGDPR, encoded by the coding sequence ATGTTACTCACAGGGCGCACCGCCTGGTGGCGAGGCCGCGTCGTCGTCCTCGTCGGGATCGTGCTCGTGGCACTCAACCTGCGGATCGCGGTCGCCGCCGTGAGCCCGATCCTCGACGCCGTGCGCGTCGACGTCGCGCTCTCGCCGACCCTCGCGGGCGTGCTCGGCACCATCCCCGTCGCCTCGTTCGCGCTGTTCGGCTCGCTCGCACCGATGGTGTCGCGGCGCCTCGGGCTCGAGCCGACCCTGGTCGTCGCCACGCTCGTCTCGGTGCTCGGCGAGGTCGCGCGCTCGACCGCGACGACCTCGGCAGGCTTCCTCGGCTGGTCCGTCATCGCGCTCGCGGGCATGGGGATGGGCAACGTCCTGCTCCCGCCGCTCGTCAAGCGGTACTTCCCCGACCGGATCGGCCCCGTCACCGCCGTCTACTCGGTCGCGATGTCGTTCAGCACGGCGATCCCGCCGCTGCTCGCCGTCCCCCTCGCGAACCGGCTCGGCTGGCGCGTGGCGCTCGGGTCCTGGGGTGCGGTCGGCGTCGTCGCGGCGGTCCCGTGGCTCGTCGTCGTCGTGCGGTCGGCGACGGCCCGCGCGGCGCTCGCGGGCGTCCTGCGCCGCTCGCCCCGGCACACCCCGGCGCTCGACTCGCGGCACCGCGGGGAGGGGCGCGTGTGGCGCAGCCCGCTCGCCTGGGGGCTCGCCGTGACGTTCGGGATGAACTCGCTCAACTCGTACGTGATCTTTGCGTGGATCCCGCAGCTCCTCATCGACGCGGGCTTCGGCGAGGCCGCGGGCGGCCGGTGGCTCGCGGTCGTCGCGATCTTCGGCCTGCCCGCCTCCCTCGTCGTGCCCCTCGTGGCGACGAGGCTGCGCAACCCGTTCTGGGTCGCCACCGCCTTCGTCGGCTGCTGGGTCGTGGGGTACGCCGGGCTGCTGGTCGCTCCCTCGGCGGCGGTGGGACTCTGGATGGTGCTGATCGGGCTCGGTCCCGGCACCTTCCCGCTGCTCCTGACGCTCATCAACCTGCGCACTCGCACGTCGGCCGGTGCCGTCTCGCTCTCAGGGTTCACGCAGGGCGTGGGCTACGCCATCGCGGCCATCGGACCGCTGCTCGTCGGTGTCCTCTATGGGTCGACGGGTCGGTGGGAGGCGCCGTTCGGGTTCCTGTTCGTGACCCTCGTGGTGCTGCTCGCCGCAGGCTGGGTCGCGTGCCGGCCCGTTATGCTCGAGGACACGTGGGGCGGACGGGGGCCCGCCGACGGCTCGCTACCCTTGTCCGGTGACCCCCGCTGA
- the argS gene encoding arginine--tRNA ligase yields the protein MTPAELSEALRAALVAAVDDGTFALDPSAVPAQVRVERPRQREHGDWATNVAMQLGKKAGTNPRAFAEELARRLGDHPGVAKVDVAGPGFLNITLDTAAAGELARTVVDAGPAYGRGTVLAGERINLEFVSANPTGPIHIGGVRWAAVGDSLARLLQAAGAEVTREYYFNDHGEQIDRFARSLLARAMGAEAPLDGYGGQYISDIADSVIATAVADGQPDPRTLPEPEAQEVFRSRGVDQMFGEIKAKLHDFRVDFDVYFHEDSLHESGAVDRAVARLRELGHIYEADGATWLRTTDFGDDKDRVIVKSDGNAAYIAGDLAYYLDKRERGFDRVIIMLGADHHGYIGRMMAMCAAFGDTPWVNLEILIGQMVNLVKDGEPVRMSKRAGNIVTIDDLVDAVGIDAARYALARSAASSTLDIDLDLLVTATNDNPVFYVQYAHARTVNVARNAAEAGVDRADGFDANLLDHPSESVLLGQIAGFPGVVAHAAELREPHRVARYLEELAGSYHKWYDQRRVAPFGDEVVSDTHRTRLWLNDATRQVLANGLELLGVSAPERM from the coding sequence GTGACCCCCGCTGAGCTCTCCGAGGCCCTCCGTGCTGCCCTCGTGGCCGCCGTCGACGACGGCACGTTCGCGCTCGACCCGTCCGCCGTGCCCGCGCAGGTGCGCGTCGAGCGACCCCGTCAGCGCGAGCACGGCGACTGGGCGACGAACGTCGCGATGCAGCTCGGCAAGAAGGCCGGGACGAACCCCCGTGCGTTCGCCGAGGAGCTTGCGCGCCGGCTGGGCGACCACCCGGGCGTCGCGAAGGTCGACGTCGCCGGTCCCGGCTTCCTGAACATCACGCTCGACACGGCCGCGGCCGGCGAGCTCGCCCGCACCGTGGTCGACGCCGGGCCCGCCTATGGCCGCGGCACGGTGCTCGCGGGGGAGCGCATCAACCTGGAGTTCGTCTCGGCGAACCCGACCGGACCCATCCACATCGGTGGTGTGCGCTGGGCGGCGGTGGGCGACTCTCTCGCGCGGCTGCTGCAGGCGGCCGGGGCCGAGGTCACCCGCGAGTACTACTTCAACGACCACGGCGAGCAGATCGACCGCTTCGCCCGGTCGTTGCTCGCCCGCGCGATGGGCGCCGAGGCGCCGCTGGACGGCTACGGCGGCCAGTACATCTCCGACATCGCCGACTCCGTCATCGCCACAGCGGTCGCCGACGGCCAGCCGGACCCGCGCACGCTGCCCGAGCCCGAGGCGCAGGAGGTGTTCCGCTCCCGCGGCGTCGACCAGATGTTCGGCGAGATCAAGGCCAAGCTGCACGACTTCCGGGTCGACTTCGACGTGTACTTCCACGAGGACTCGCTGCACGAGTCGGGGGCGGTCGACCGGGCCGTGGCGCGGCTGCGCGAGCTCGGCCACATCTACGAGGCCGACGGCGCCACGTGGCTGCGCACGACCGACTTCGGCGACGACAAGGACCGCGTCATCGTCAAGTCGGACGGCAACGCCGCCTACATCGCGGGGGACCTCGCCTACTACCTCGACAAGCGCGAGCGCGGCTTCGACCGCGTCATCATCATGCTCGGCGCGGACCACCACGGGTACATCGGCCGCATGATGGCGATGTGCGCGGCCTTCGGGGACACCCCGTGGGTCAACCTGGAGATCCTCATCGGCCAGATGGTCAACCTCGTCAAGGACGGCGAGCCCGTCCGGATGTCGAAGCGCGCGGGCAACATCGTCACGATCGACGACCTCGTCGACGCGGTCGGGATCGACGCCGCCCGCTACGCGCTCGCCCGGTCCGCCGCGAGCTCGACCCTCGACATCGACCTCGACCTGCTCGTGACCGCGACGAACGACAACCCGGTCTTCTACGTGCAGTACGCGCATGCCCGCACGGTCAACGTGGCGCGCAACGCGGCCGAGGCGGGCGTCGACCGTGCCGACGGTTTCGACGCGAACCTCCTGGACCACCCCTCGGAGTCCGTGCTGCTCGGGCAGATCGCCGGCTTCCCGGGGGTCGTCGCGCACGCGGCCGAGCTGCGCGAGCCGCACCGCGTCGCGCGCTACCTCGAGGAGCTCGCCGGGTCGTACCACAAGTGGTACGACCAGCGCCGGGTCGCGCCCTTCGGGGACGAGGTCGTCTCGGACACCCACCGCACGCGGCTGTGGCTCAACGACGCGACCCGTCAGGTCCTCGCGAACGGGCTCGAGCTGCTGGGCGTGAGCGCGCCGGAGCGGATGTGA